The following proteins are co-located in the Peromyscus maniculatus bairdii isolate BWxNUB_F1_BW_parent chromosome 23, HU_Pman_BW_mat_3.1, whole genome shotgun sequence genome:
- the LOC143270419 gene encoding vomeronasal type-2 receptor 116-like: MEEILVCKHARFKLRSYQFSLAFIFAIEEINRNTHILPNTSLGFELYNVVNNHLDILQETLHFLIGMRINIPNYTCRRENKPAALLTGTSWETSIQIGRLLNLYKYPQITFGRFDTILSDRGQFSSLYQTAPRDIFLSHGIVILMVHFSWTWVGLVLIDDHNAAEILSNLRGEMDRNRVCVAFVELIPFNWINTVFKSRTMHPQILKSSANVVIIYDVTKSLYALIIYISIHSSAWKVWIIKSQWEVTTDVPYFIFDPFHGSLIFAQHHAEISDFRKFIQTYNPSKYPGDHILALLWNTYFNCSFSGPDCKSLVNCLPNASLEMLPGNALEMDMSEESYNVYNSVYAVAHSLHEMTVKQVEIHHHSNGAVNTYPWEVHPYLKNIHFKNGAEKLMVLDSQRIFDSDYDILNLWNFPDGLRQKIKVGTFSPNAPQGQELFLSDHMVQWGIRFAEVPHSVCSESCVPGFRKSPQEGKAACCYDCTRCPDNAISNETDMDHCVRCPESQYANTEQNDCLQKAVTFLSYEDPLGKALTYLALGFSALTAGVLGIFVKYHHTPIVKANNQALSYILLITLIFCFLCPLLFIGHPNTATCILQQYTFAVLFTVAHSTVLAKTVTVVLAFKITLPGRLIRWIMISRSTNLIIPVCTLIQLVICGIWVSTSPPFIDSDAYTEHGHIIILCNKGSTLAFHSVLAYLCSMALGSYTMAYLSRNLPDTFNEAKFISFSMLVFFSVWVTFLPVYHSTRGKITVAIEVFSILASSAGLLGCIFIPKCHIILFKPHRNVLHHVRNKGHFKGKVNFTA, encoded by the exons ATGGAAGAAATTTTGGTATGCAAACATGCAAG GTTCAAATTGAGGAGCTACCAGTTTTCTTTGGCCTTCATATTTGCCATTGAGGAGATCAACAGGAACACTCACATTTTACCCAACACATCTCTAGGATTTGAGCTCTATAATGTCGTAAACAATCACCTGGATATTCTGCAGGAAACTTTACATTTCCTCATAGGAATGAGAATAAATATCCCCAATTACACATGTAGAAGGGAGAACAAGCCTGCTGCTTTACTTACAGGAACATCATGGGAAACGTCTATACAAATTGGGAGACTACTGAATCTTTACAAATATCCACAG atTACTTTTGGGCGATTTGACACTATCCTAAGTGACAGAGGCcagttttcttctctctaccAGACAGCACCCAGGGACATATTTCTGTCACATGGCATTGTGATTTTGATGGTTCATTTCAGCTGGACCTGGGTGGGACTGGTTCTCATAGATGACCACAATGCAGCTGAGATTCTATCCAACTTGAGAGGAGAGATGGATAGAAACAGAGTGTGTGTAGCTTTTGTAGAATTGATTCCATTCAACTGGATAAACACTGTTTTTAAATCCAGAACAATGCATCCACAGATCCTGAAATCATCTGCAAATGTGGTTATCATTTACGATGTCACTAAATCTTTATATGCtctaataatatatataagtatacattcAAGTGCTTGGAAAGTCTGGATCATTAAGTCACAATGGGAAGTAACTACTGATGTTCCTTATTTCATATTTGATCCATTCCATGGTAGTCTCATTTTTGCACAACACCATGCTGAGATTTctgattttaggaagtttatccaGACATACAACCCTTCCAAATATCCAGGAGATCATATCCTTGCTCTTCTTTGGAACACATATTTCAATTGCTCTTTTTCTGGACCTGATTGTAAAAGTTTGGTTAACTGTCTACCCAATGCTTCTTTGGAAATGTTGCCTGGAAATGCTTTGGAAATGGACATGAGTGAAGAGAGTTACAATGTATATAATTCTGTATatgctgtggctcacagtctccATGAGATGACTGTCAAACAAGTAGAAATCCACCATCATAGCAATGGGGCGGTAAATACCTATCCTTGGGAG GTACACCCATATCTCAAGAATATCCATTTCAAAAATGGTGCTGAAAAACTTATGGTTTTGGATTCACAAAGGATATTTGATTCAGACTATGATATTCTCAACCTCTGGAATTTTCCAGATGGTCTCAGACAAAAGATAAAAGttggaacattttctccaaatgctCCACAGGGCCAAGAACTGTTTCTGTCTGACCATATGGTACAGTGGGGTATAAGATTTGCAGAG GTTCCTCACTCTGTGTGCAGTGAGAgctgtgttcctggattcaggaAATCACCCCAGGAGGGCAAGGCTGCCTGCTGCTATGATTGCACTCGTTGTCCAGACAATGCAatttccaatgagacag ATATGGATCATTGTGTGAGGTGTCCAGAAAGTCAATatgcaaacacagagcagaacGACTGCCTCCAGAAAGCAGTGACTTTTCTGTCTTATGAAGACCCTTTGGGGAAGGCACTCACCTACTTGGCCCTGGGCTTCTCTGCCCTAACAGCTGGTGTTCTTGGTATCTTTGTGAAGTACCACCacactcccattgtcaaggccaacaaTCAGGCTCTCTCTTACATCCTGCTCATCACTCTgatcttctgttttctgtgtccattgctcttcattggccatcCCAACACAGCAACCTGTATCCTGCAGCAATACACATTTGCAGTTTTATTCACAGTGGCTCACTCCACAGTCTTGGCCAAAACTGttactgtggttctggctttcaaGATCACATTGCCAGGGAGACTGATAAGGTGGATAATGATATCCAGGTCTACTAATCTTATCATTCCTGTCTGCACTCTTATCCAACTTGTGATCTGTGGAATTTGGGTGAGCACCTCTCCTCCCTTTATTGACTCAGATGCTTACACTGAACATGGACACATAATTATTCTATGCAACAAGGGCTCCACTCTTGCCTTTCATTCTGTCCTGGCATACCTCTGCTCCATGGCACTTGGGAGCTACACTATGGCTTACCTgtccaggaacctgcctgacacattcaatgaagccaagttcatcAGTTTCAGCATGTTGGTGTTCTTCAGTGTGTGGgtcaccttcctccctgtctaccacagcaccaggGGGAAAATCACTGTGGCCATAGAAGTCTTCTCTATTTTGGCTTCCAGTGCAGGTCTCCTAGGTTGCATCTTTATCCCTAAGTGCCATATTATTTTGTTCAAACCACATAGAAATGTGCTTCATCATGTTAGGAACAAaggacattttaaaggaaaagtcaaTTTTACGGCATAG